A DNA window from Hevea brasiliensis isolate MT/VB/25A 57/8 chromosome 2, ASM3005281v1, whole genome shotgun sequence contains the following coding sequences:
- the LOC110664966 gene encoding vicilin Jug r 6.0101-like, whose amino-acid sequence MAERGRLCLAVLVLSFLVLCAGLAIATRYPELKQCKHQCELQRQYDEDRKKCMGLCEKDYEEKKDRESEPKKEKKEKKGEFKVKVEAKQTIIASSTREAEFIACYEASNHGIWLRNFVTGLQIVDGIKRPLKIFCDNKSVVLYSNNNRSSTSRKNDLIAVRFTINAKGNIKYSLAGKNNVMNMMKSEAIELAFGVPAKEVKLVFENQEEEHLCLGPSQQQKEGRADA is encoded by the exons ATGGCCGAAAGAGGGAGGCTTTGTTTAGCTGTTTTAGTACTTTCCTTTTTGGTTCTTTGTGCTGGCTTAGCTATAGCTACAAGATACCCAGAGCTCAAGCAGTGCAAGCACCAATGCGAACTCCAACGTCAATATGACGAGGACCGGAAGAAGTGCATGGGTCTATGCGAGAAGGATTACGAAGAGAAGAAGGACCGAGAGAGTGAACcaaagaaagagaagaaggagaagaaaggaGAGTTCAAGGTCAAG GTCGAGGCTAAACAGACAATCATAGCTTCTTCCACCAGAGAAGCTGAGTTTATAGCATGCTATGAGGCATCTAATCATGGAATATGGTTGCGAAACTTTGTCACTGGGCTACAAATTGTAGATGGAATAAAAAGACCACTTAAGATTTTCTGTGACAATAAGTCAGTAGTCTTGTATTCCAATAACAACAGGAGTTCAA CTTCGAGAAAGAATGATCTGATAGCAGTCAGATTTACGATCAATGCCAAAGGCAACATTAAATATTCTCTTGCAG GGAAAAATAATGTTATGAATATGATGAAGAGCGAAGCAATAGAGTTGGCCTTTGGTGTGCCAGCGAAAGAAGTGAAGCTGGTTTTTGAAAACCAAGAAGAAGAGCATTTATGCCTAGGGCCAAGCCAGCAACAGAAGGAAGGTCGTGCAGATGCATGA
- the LOC110664938 gene encoding LOW QUALITY PROTEIN: vicilin Cor a 11.0101-like (The sequence of the model RefSeq protein was modified relative to this genomic sequence to represent the inferred CDS: deleted 1 base in 1 codon) — translation MAVRGKFCLAVLLLSVLFLCAGLTLATRDPELTQCKHQCQHQRQYDEDQKAKCMDRCEKYYKEKKEHESEVKGRGEEEEGRRSYDNDDWVDLEKRPESCESQCERLRGQGRALCGLRCRKSYGRYHGREEEEVGGVDNPYVFEEHHFTSRVKSEHGRIDVLQKFTKEAKFLRGIENYRVAILEANPQTFVAPSHWDADAVLFVAKGRGTITTIREEKKESFNIECGDVIRVHAGTPVYLINRDENEKLFIVNFVRPVNLPGKFEAFRAPGGEDQSFYSAFSWELLEAAFKTDRRRLEHILKQSQDFIAKASKEQIQSMSHHEKAGRIWPFGEESSGSFNLLHKRPVQSNNYGQLFEVDHNDYEQLKDLELIVSVANITRGSMIGPYYNSKATKVSVVLDGEGYFEMACPHVSDSSQQESTGSIYQKVSSRLRQGTVFVVPAGHPVASVASEKNNLVILCFEVNSKGNTRYPLAGKNNVVNKMERAAKELAFGVKAREVEQVFGNQDEELFFPGPRQHQREGRACA, via the exons ATGGCCGTCAGAGGGAAGTTTTGTTTAGCTGTTCTACTCCTCTCTGTTTTGTTTCTTTGTGCTGGCTTAACTCTAGCTACAAGAGACCCAGAGCTAACGCAGTGCAAGCACCAATGTCAACACCAACGTCAATATGATGAGGACCAGAAGGCAAAGTGCATGGATCGATGTGAGAAGTATTACAAAGAGAAGAAGGAGCATGAGAGTGAAGTAAAAGGGaggggagaagaagaagaaggaaggagAAGTTACGATAACGATGACTGGGTCGATCTTGAAAAGAGGCCGGAATCGTGTGAAAGCCAATGCGAGAGGCTAAGGGGACAAGGAAGAGCGCTTTGTGGCCTACGGTGCCGAAAGAGTtatggaagatatcatggaagaGAAGAAGAGGAAGTGGGAGGAGTGGATAACCCTTATGTTTTTGAGGAGCATCATTTCACTTCAAGAGTGAAGTCTGAACATGGAAGAATTGACGTTCTCCAAAAGTTTACCAAGGAAGCAAAGTTTTTACGTGGTATTGAGAATTATCGGGTTGCCATTCTTGAAGCAAATCCTCAAACATTTGTAGCTCCTAGCCATTGGGATGCTGACGCTGTTCTTTTTGTGGCTAAAG GCCGGGGAACTATAACTACAATCCGTGAGGAAAAGAAAGAGAGCTTTAACATCGAATGTGGAGATGTCATAAGGGTTCATGCAGGCACTCCTGTCTACTTAATCAATAGGGACGAAAATGAGAAACTTTTCATTGTCAATTTCGTTAGACCTGTCAATCTTCCCGGCAAATTCGAG GCTTTCCGTGCCCCAGGTGGTGAAGATCAGTCTTTTTACAGCGCATTCAGCTGGGAGTTGCTAGAGGCTGCTTTTAAG ACCGACAGGAGGAGGTTGGAGCACATCTTAAAACAAAGTCAAGATTTCATTGCGAAAGCCTCCAAGGAGCAGATCCAATCTATGAGCCACCATGAGAAAGCTGGCCGCATCTGGCCATTTGGAGAAGAATCAAGCGGCTCATTCAATCTTCTCCACAAGCGCCCTGTTCAAAGCAACAACTATGGTCAGCTTTTCGAAGTCGATCATAATGATTACGAACAGCTTAAAGACCTTGAATTAATCGTCTCAGTTGCCAACATTACCCGA GGATCTATGATTGGACCCTACTACAATTCGAAGGCGACCAAGGTTTCTGTTGTTTTGGACGGTGAGGGCTACTTTGAAATGGCTTGTCCTCACGTTAGCGACAGCTCGCAGCAAGAAAGTACGGGTTCAATTTATCAGAAAGTAAGCTCACGCTTGAGACAAGGCACGGTGTTCGTTGTCCCCGCCGGCCATCCGGTGGCTTCTGTAGCTTCA GAAAAAAATAATCTGGTAATACTTTGCTTTGAGGTCAACTCCAAAGGCAACACTAGGTATCCTCTTGCAG GGAAAAATAATGTCGTAAATAAGATGGAGAGGGCAGCGAAGGAGTTGGCCTTTGGTGTGAAAGCGAGAGAAGTAGAGCAAGTTTTTGGAAACCAAGATGAAGAGTTGTTCTTCCCGGGGCCAAGGCAGCACCAGAGGGAAGGTCGCGCATGTGCATGA
- the LOC110664939 gene encoding uncharacterized protein LOC110664939 yields the protein MGWKAAEKLIRHWKVLRGDNVMIIRGKDKGETGIIKRIIRSQNRVIVEGKNLVKKHIKAGEGHEGGIFTVEAPLHASNVQVLDPVTGKPCKVGIRYLEDGTKVRVSRGLGASGSIIPRPEILKIRTTPRPTVAGPKDTPIDLVLERTYDAKTGKGMPDL from the exons ATGGGTTGGAAAGCTGCTGAAAAGCTAATTAGGCACTGGAAAGTACTCAGAGGAGATAAT GTAATGATAATCAGGGGCAAGGATAAAGGTGAGACTGGTATTATTAAGCGCATCATTCGTTCTCAGAATCGGGTTATTGTTGAGGGAAAAAATCTG GTAAAAAAGCACATCAAGGCAGGTGAAGGTCATGAAGGTGGGATCTTTACGGTTGAAGCCCCACTTCATGCCTCAAATGTTCAAGTTCTTGACCCAGTGACTGG GAAACCTTGCAAGGTCGGAATTAGATATCTAGAAGATGGTACCAAAGTAAGAGTTTCTAGAGGTCTAGGGGCATCTGGGTCTATAATTCCTCGCCCTGAGATTTTGAAGATTAGGACTACTCCAAGACCTACCGTAG CTGGTCCTAAGGATACTCCAATCGATCTTGTGTTGGAGAGGACTTACGATGCTAAAACTGGGAAGGGCATGCCTGACCTGTGA
- the LOC110664942 gene encoding proteasome subunit beta type-2-A, protein MECVFGLVGDGFALVVADTSAVHSILVHKSNEDKIMVLDSHKLLGASGESGDRVQFTEYIQKNVALYQFRNGIPLTTAAAANFTRGELATALRKNPYFVNILMAGYDKETGPSLYYIDYIATLHKIDKGAFGYGSYFSLSMMDRHYHSGMTVEEAIDLVDKCIIEIRSRLVVAPPNFVIKIVDKDGAREYAWRESVKDTSGAPTA, encoded by the exons ATGGAGTGCGTATTTGGATTGGTAGGAGATGGATTTGCTTTGGTTGTGGCCGATACTTCGGCGGTTCATAGCATACTGGTTCACAAATCGAATGAGGATAAGATCATGGTCCTCGACTCCCACAAGCTCCTTGGCGCCAGCGGCGAAAGTGGTGACAG AGTTCAGTTCACAGAATATATACAAAAGAACGTGGCTTTGTATCAGTTCCGAAACGGAATTCCGTTGACGACTGCGGCTGCTGCGAATTTCACTCGTGGAGAACTCGCTACCGCTCTCCGCAAG AATCCATATTTCGTGAACATTCTTATGGCAGGCTACGACAAAGAGACAGGACCATCTCTTTACTATATTGACTATATTGCCACTCTTCACAAGATTGATAAGGGAGCATTTGGTTATGGATCATATTTTTCTCTTTCAATGATGGATCGACACTACCACAGTGGAATGACAGTGGAAGAAGCAATTGATTTGGTGGACAAATGCATTATAGAGATTCGATCAAGGCTGGTTGTGGCTCCACCAAATTTCGTAATCAAAATTGTGGACAAAGATGGTGCAAGGGAATATGCTTGGCGTGAATCTGTCAAGGATACTAGTGGTGCACCTACAGCTTAA
- the LOC110664941 gene encoding non-specific lipid transfer protein GPI-anchored 16-like isoform X2: MEGIKVLQLLAIISILLVISVNGQISTPCTSSMINSFTPCINFITGSSSNGTSPTASCCSSLASMMSTSMDCACLILTASVPVQLPINRTLAISLPRASKMSGVPLQCKGPVLLGPTLPPPAAAPLSPRASKAVTLAPAPEPETTFPLAPASPPVQIQAPPSNTGIRPGLPPSASMPTYISPPISLLLFIAIMVLKCN, encoded by the exons ATGGAAGGGATCAAGGTTCTCCAATTACTTGCAATAATATCGATTCTTCTGGTAATTTCAGTGAATGGGCAAATAAGCACACCATGCACAAGCTCAATGATCAACAGCTTCACCCCATGCATAAATTTCATCACTGGAAGCAGCAGCAATGGCACTTCACCAACTGCAAGCTGCTGCAGTTCATTGGCGTCAATGATGAGCACAAGCATGGATTGTGCTTGTCTAATACTAACTGCTAGTGTCCCTGTTCAACTCCCAATTAACCGCACACTAGCAATCTCTCTCCCCCGAGCATCCAAAATGAGCGGTGTGCCATTACAGTGCAAAG GTCCCGTCTTGCTAGGGCCAACTCTTCCACCTCCAGCTGCTGCTCCTCTAAGTCCACGAG CTTCAAAGGCTGTAACACTGGCTCCAGCCCCAGAACCTGAAACCACTTTTCCATTGGCACCAGCATCCCCACCGGTGCAAATACAAGCTCCCCCATCAAATACAGGGATTCGACCAGGGCTCCCCCCCTCAGCATCAATGCCGACTTACATTTCCCCACCAATTTCCCTGCTACTATTTATAGCAATCATGGTTTTAAAGTGCAATTAA
- the LOC110664941 gene encoding non-specific lipid transfer protein GPI-anchored 16-like isoform X1 encodes MEGIKVLQLLAIISILLVISVNGQISTPCTSSMINSFTPCINFITGSSSNGTSPTASCCSSLASMMSTSMDCACLILTASVPVQLPINRTLAISLPRASKMSGVPLQCKASGAPLPAPGPVLLGPTLPPPAAAPLSPRASKAVTLAPAPEPETTFPLAPASPPVQIQAPPSNTGIRPGLPPSASMPTYISPPISLLLFIAIMVLKCN; translated from the exons ATGGAAGGGATCAAGGTTCTCCAATTACTTGCAATAATATCGATTCTTCTGGTAATTTCAGTGAATGGGCAAATAAGCACACCATGCACAAGCTCAATGATCAACAGCTTCACCCCATGCATAAATTTCATCACTGGAAGCAGCAGCAATGGCACTTCACCAACTGCAAGCTGCTGCAGTTCATTGGCGTCAATGATGAGCACAAGCATGGATTGTGCTTGTCTAATACTAACTGCTAGTGTCCCTGTTCAACTCCCAATTAACCGCACACTAGCAATCTCTCTCCCCCGAGCATCCAAAATGAGCGGTGTGCCATTACAGTGCAAAG CTTCTGGCGCTCCTCTACCAGCTCCTG GTCCCGTCTTGCTAGGGCCAACTCTTCCACCTCCAGCTGCTGCTCCTCTAAGTCCACGAG CTTCAAAGGCTGTAACACTGGCTCCAGCCCCAGAACCTGAAACCACTTTTCCATTGGCACCAGCATCCCCACCGGTGCAAATACAAGCTCCCCCATCAAATACAGGGATTCGACCAGGGCTCCCCCCCTCAGCATCAATGCCGACTTACATTTCCCCACCAATTTCCCTGCTACTATTTATAGCAATCATGGTTTTAAAGTGCAATTAA
- the LOC110664940 gene encoding non-specific lipid transfer protein GPI-anchored 15 — translation MASSGIRMGLILVLVGMLYGRAMAQSGCSNALTSLASCLNYVTGNSTTPSSTCCLQLANVVQSSPQCLCSLLNNNGPSLGITINQTLALSLPGACKVQTPPISQCKAATAPTTSAAPPTTLAAPPTTSAIPPATSPADSSNKTPEPALTPSASEVPSSSGTESKTVPSTDGTSDGSIIKASLHFMLFAFFIVWCGSTVTKF, via the exons ATGGCTTCAAGTGGGATTCGCATGGGCCTAATCCTGGTCCTTGTGGGAATGCTATATGGTAGAGCCATGGCTCAATCAGGCTGCAGTAATGCACTCACAAGCCTGGCTTCATGTCTCAACTATGTTACAGGAAATTCAACGACCCCATCATCTACTTGCTGCTTGCAGCTAGCCAATGTCGTCCAATCATCACCACAATGTCTTTGCTCGCTGCTCAATAACAATGGTCCTTCACTGGGTATCACCATAAATCAAACTCTGGCCCTGTCGCTCCCTGGTGCTTGTAAAGTGCAAACCCCTCCAATCAGCCAGTGCAAGG CTGCGACTGCTCCCACGACTTCAGCAGCTCCGCCAACAACTTTAGCAGCTCCACCAACCACATCAGCAATTCCACCAGCCACTTCTCCAGCAGATTCATCTAACAAAACACCTGAGCCAGCACTTACTCCATCAGCATCAGAGGTTCCTTCTTCATCAG GAACTGAATCAAAAACAGTCCCATCAACAGATGGAACATCAGATGGAAGTATCATCAAAGCATCCCTTCATTTCATGCTCTTCGCTTTCTTCATTGTGTGGTGCGGTTCAACTGTCACCAAATTCTGA